The sequence CAAACAGGCTCTTGAAGTTACCCGCACCAAACCCATCAAAATTCTCGCGCTGGATGATCTCCAGGAACACGGTGGGCCGGTCTCCGACGTGCTTGGTAAAGATTTGAAGCAAATATCCACCCTCATCGAAGTCGATGAGGATATTATACCGCTGCAAAGTGTCGATGTCTTCAGCAACCTGGGTGCCCATTCGCTCCAGCCGTTTTCGCACATCTGCGTAATATGTGTCTGGCACGGAGAGGAAGTCAACACCACGCTTTCCCAAACTATCGACCACTTCGATGATGTTGTTGGTTCGGAATGCGATGTGCTGGCAGCCGGCGCCGTTGTAGTAGTCGCAaaatctggaaaaaaaaaagaaagacattAGCTCATGTTTTTCAGAAGACAGTCGAGATctgaaggaggaaagaaaaaagggctGGTGAGAATAGCACGGGTCAAGACATACTCCTCAATTTGcgacttcttctttcctgtcGCGGGCTCGTTCATCGGCATCTTGATCACCTCGTTGGGCGAAGCAATCACCACCGACCGCATAGCCGAATATTCCGAACACATTTCCTTGTCATCAACAGACCAAAACCGGTGAAAGTTCAAAGCCTTCTCGTAGTATTGCACAATGCTTTCCAGCCCATTCCATGGCTGGTTGCCGACGCAGTGGTCGATCTCGATCACGTCCACCTTGGGCAATTGTTGCTGGAGGAGACTCTCGGTTCGCTCGATGGTCTTGAACCCAGGCAAGAAAGGCCCCGTGTATGCGGATCGGTTGATCAACGTGTGAATGGTGTCGCCGTATGTGGAGATGGCGGCTACAACCACCTCGCCCTCATCGCTTTTGAGTATTTCTGGGTCACGGACGGATTGCGCCCCGTTTGCAACCGCATGTTCCCACACGCTGCGCACGTCGTCCACTTGGAAAGCGATGTCCTTGACCCCATCACCGTGCTTGGTGATGTGGTTGTGCACTTCTGTGCAGAACTCTCGCTCACTCTCGCTGGCTCTTGTATCCCAAGAGCTATCGGGGGAGCTGAGCGGTGCCGTGAACACAAATCGTGCGGCGCCGTTACCGACAACGTAGGCTGTCGTTGCAAAGGAGCCAGTTTCAGGCCCTCGGTACGCTAGCACCGAGAAGCCATAGTGGTTGACAAAGTAGGCCACCGTCTGCCGTGCATTTCCCACGTACCAACCAATGTAGTCGAATCCAATATAGTTGGGGTTGATGCTGTGGATGACAGCACGGTTGGGTGAAACGCCGGCATCTCCCATGATGAATAACCTTTGAGTGTCAAAACACAAGGGACAAGATTGAACGGCCCGTTTGGCTTGTAAGAGGGAtggagagatgaagaagggaagacTGCCTTTATTCTTGAAGTTCAAGACCTCGAGCTGATATCTGATTGTTCATTTGGATCTGAATATATAGGCATACCTAGGGAGGGGGGCCTGATAGAGACCTACTGAAGTTTCGGTATAGCAAAGGCCAGGGATAGTCACGGCTATTCCTCCTGGAGGTACTCAAGAGCTTGCTAAgcaggcaaaaaaaaaaagaaaaataaaaaaggtaCAAGCTAGGCACCTAGTAGCCATATCCCTTGTAGCTTGTGTCACCAGAAACTCCGAATTCGTCAACCTTTGCATGACGAGAGCCTCTTGCAGACAGACGTGACGCCTTCCGCTGCGTTAAGCGGGAGGACCATCTGCACCATCCATGTAGCCAGCTCAATTCATCTTCTACCCAGAGTGCCCAGTAGGATTCATGAAGGCGCCTGTACTTGGACCATCTTGTCTGCATCAAACTTCACGAAAACCGGATCAGTCACCGTGCTGCTAGGCATCTATTGGAAACGTCGATCCGTCAGCCACGCCACATTCCATGTAGTGGACCACTCATCTTTCTACATGAAAATATATTGATGGAGTTCGCGGGTCGAGCTGAGCTGATGTCTGCATAGCGCATCGCTATTTCTCAACCACTCCAAGTAAATGTGGGCCCTCCCATGCTGCATTAGCGGCTGCAACAGCGATCTCGGACTACCGCGTTACAGTATGGCCTGCTGGTATATGGGGATTCTGCACGAATCAAGATCATCACGGTGATGCTCGGGCTGAAGAGTTGATCGAGGCCCTCTCATGCCGGGGGTTTCAGGTGGTTATGTTGACTAATGACTGTCTCGTCACATCTGTAGAGGAGCTCTCAAACGCCGGTGTACTTGAATTTGAAAATGACCGTATCGGCTTTACATCAAGTTTTTTCAATACACGTTCATACATTGGCGCAAATGAAATGACCATTCATCACGAtttttccatctttgatttttgttCAGATGGtatttaattttttttttgtaataCATCCGACCCTTTGCTATATTTCCATAAGATATAGAACTTATAGAGCGCAATCTACTGACATGTGTGATCAGGCCCCTTGCATTTTTGTCATCCGGAGTCGCACGACTGGGCGGGGGTAAAATCCGAGCGTGAACCGCGGCCAGCGCGAGACAGCATGGCTGCAGTGGCGGGCACAGCGTGCCCGGAGATGTCTGTGAACAAAGTCCAATCGCTATCAGATCGACTGAGTGCATAAAAATTTTTTGTCTCGTCTTCCTTCCATCCAGCTAAGTCCAACCCACAAGAGCAAACCACTTCAAgacatcaaagtcaaaaTCCAGTACTCGCACAAATGGGCAGCATCTCTCCCTACAACCTTGATCCCGCGCAGTACACGTTCCCCTCTCCTTTGAAGGGCTGGGAAAACCACGAGCCTCTGTCTGAGTAATACAACCCCCCTGGGCCATCATGCCAGACTGCATAGACGTTAATTGTGACCGCATCACAGATCCAAATCACAAGACGGACATAGTTACGACAGTCCTGAAAAGACTGTCCTCAGCGATGCCTATGAGCACTTTGTAACGCCGGTCTCGAATGGTGGCCGTCATGATTCTCAGCTACCTGGATTCGATGTCCATGTTTATTTCAAACCTGTACTTCTCACCTGATCACTCTAATCTCCAGTCCCTATTCACTTACCGAGAGAGATGACAGAACGATGAGTCCCAAGTGGGCTACGCAAAGGAGTTATGGACTCGCATTCGACTCGAATGTACGTCATGTGAATCTCTGCTGTTTTGATCTCACTACCGAACATGCTGATGGAAGCGATACTAGTTCCGGAATTAAGAGTATATCCTCTGCACACAACTCCGCAGGGCCCCCATGCACCGGGCATGTTCGAAGTGGCACTCTTTACGCCGCACCAGTTTGGAGCTTTTGTGAGCTGGTTGGTTGTGCATCGTGGACCGCTCAGCGCACTTGTGCACCCTAACACGGACGATGAGCTCCGTGATCACTTACATATGACCATGTGGCTGGGACCTGAAGTTCCGTTGGACATGGGACGGTTTAGATTGAGGCCGGTGTGTGAGACGATGGATAAGCGTGCTGGAACTGTGACCAAGATTATTGATACGGGGATCGATGGGAAAACCGTGAAAGAGGTTCGACGCATCGAGTAGATTACCTGATTGTTGATTTAATGGGGATCGTGGTACACAGAATAGTTTACCTAAAATTTTGCCCAGCACACAACTGATGGTTGAAAATGAAGTGGTTTATCACGGAGCTTTTGAACTCTTGAAATACCAGTATAAGTCATTTTTGGCCTGTAGGGTTTGAGATGAACCTACTGTTGCCCGAGTCGGGTACTGCCTGGCCAGAGAAAACTCCACTTTTAGAAACACTGTGACCGAGTTAGGCGCTGCTCGAGCCATTTCGATGCGTGCCTCAAAGAAACTTGGTCGCACCCCAGCACAGATTTATCTTCCAATGAAACATTGTGAAGCCTTATGTGCTCAACGCTGGGTGCCAACGATATTTATGGAGGTGAGACCAGAAGAAGATACGAGGTGAAGATGATTAGATTTTTGGGAAGCTCGTCCCTGCCGACTTTCTATGTGACCTCTGCAAGGATCAAGTAACCCACAATGGCAAACAGAAAGAGCCTCAATTCTATCACAATCGTGACTCTACAACTTCGCCCGCATTGTCTAGCTTGAAAACCACACGCAGCGCTGTTCCCAGTCGCTGAACCGCTTCCCTCATGTCTCCTACAGAGGCTGCCGCATAGGTCATACGGAAAAATACCCCTTCCATTCCTCCTCTGCCCTCATCCGGCAAGAACCAGCTTCCTGGCACAACCAGTGCCCCGCGCTCGATGGCCGCATCGTAGATTTCCTTCTCAATCTGCAACTTGGTTTGACTGCTTGCTTGGGGATGTTGCATCCAGTCGATAGTGATCCAAGCCtatcaattctttttttagCACTGTAGCTGAAATGGCGGGCAAATCTGGGAGATGCAAAAACACGAATCAATCTGTCCGGGTAGACAGGAAGAAGACTTACGAAGAACCCGCCGGTGGGGGGTACCCAGCGAACAATTTCACGTGGGAGGAAAACATCACAGGCCTCGAGAAGACTGTTTCGCCGCTTTGTATACTCTCCTCGCAAATGCGCCAGCCATCTGACGAATCCCAGATGACCCCAACTATCGTGTAGCAGCTTGAATATGGCAATCTGCGAGAATCCGCTTGGATTTTGTACGGAAACCTCGTGTGCGCGAATCATACGCTCGATGACTTGCTCCGAGGCTGTTACCCAGCCCATGCGGGCGCCTGGTGCGACGATCTTGGAGAAAGAGTCCATACGCAGGACGCGCCCGTCGGTGTCAAGGCGGAGGTAGCTGGGGATCAGAGTCTCGATGTACTTCTCTACTGATGTGACGGAGGCGGTGGTCGCTGTGGCACTCTCCCCGGGTCGGTACACCGGTAGCTGGATGAAGTAGTAGGGGTCATCTTCAATGATGAACAGCTCGTGTTTCTGGGCAATACGATAAATCTCCCGTCGACGAGACAAAGGCTGCGTGATGCCTGTGGGATTTTGGCCAGTCGGTATGGTGTACAGCAGACGCGGTTTCTTACCGCCGCGGTCGGACTCGTCCCAAGTTGAGAGAACAAGATCCAGGTCATCTGGAAGAAGACCGTCTTTATCCATGAGCACTTGGGCAAATTTGAAGCCCAGCGGGAGACCAGTCTCAAAAACCGTTGTGTAGGTATGTTGCTCAACCAGCAGGTACTCTCCAGTCTGACCGAGCATACGAAGAATGATTTCAAAGGCGGAAGTATTGCCAGCACTGAGTATTGTTTGCCAATTGCGATATGGTGGGTTGTGAACGAGCTAGATTTGTCAGCTTTGCGTGACAAAGGAGAGAATCTGCGCTCAGACGCACCTGGACATGTTCCGTCAAAAACTTGACCAGCTGCTTCGAACCCGTGCCTAGTCCATATTGCAGTCCGATGGCCAGGTCATAGATGCTGGTTCCGGCAATACTGTCGTGCTTGCCGGCGTGGATGGAAGTGGTCGTGTCGGGGATCTTCTTATCCACGGTTTCGAATGCGTCTGTCGAGCCGACCTCAAAGTCGATACTGTAGAAAGGAAAGTACTCCGTGGACGGCGCACCAGGGCCCAGGGACCGTATGCCTTTACTAAGGTTAGATAATTTTCTCTAAcatgagatggagaagcaaACCTGGTTGGGCCAAAATTCCATGCATTGCTTGCATCACTGATGACTGGGGGGCTACTGTCAGCGAGGGTCTCAAGAAGAAAACGCAGAGGCAGCAATAGCAATACCTTTCTTGACGCACTCTCCGCACTGAACAGGTCTGTCGTCGGTTAGATTCATGGTGCAACTCGACAGATTCATCTACTTGCCAGACCAGTCGCGTGCATTCTTGACCGGCAAGTCACTGCCTCCGAGACTATCTTGGTGTCCCATCCTGAATTTCAAACAGTCAA comes from Penicillium oxalicum strain HP7-1 chromosome I, whole genome shotgun sequence and encodes:
- a CDS encoding Aminotransferase swnA translates to MGHQDSLGGSDLPVKNARDWSGKPSLTVAPQSSVMQAMHGILAQPGIRSLGPGAPSTEYFPFYSIDFEVGSTDAFETVDKKIPDTTTSIHAGKHDSIAGTSIYDLAIGLQYGLGTGSKQLVKFLTEHVQLVHNPPYRNWQTILSAGNTSAFEIILRMLGQTGEYLLVEQHTYTTVFETGLPLGFKFAQVLMDKDGLLPDDLDLVLSTWDESDRGGKKPRLLYTIPTGQNPTGITQPLSRRREIYRIAQKHELFIIEDDPYYFIQLPVYRPGESATATTASVTSVEKYIETLIPSYLRLDTDGRVLRMDSFSKIVAPGARMGWVTASEQVIERMIRAHEVSVQNPSGFSQIAIFKLLHDSWGHLGFVRWLAHLRGEYTKRRNSLLEACDVFLPREIVRWVPPTGGFFAWITIDWMQHPQASSQTKLQIEKEIYDAAIERGALVVPGSWFLPDEGRGGMEGVFFRMTYAAASVGDMREAVQRLGTALRVVFKLDNAGEVVESRL
- a CDS encoding putative 4-hydroxyphenylpyruvate dioxygenase 2: MGDAGVSPNRAVIHSINPNYIGFDYIGWYVGNARQTVAYFVNHYGFSVLAYRGPETGSFATTAYVVGNGAARFVFTAPLSSPDSSWDTRASESEREFCTEVHNHITKHGDGVKDIAFQVDDVRSVWEHAVANGAQSVRDPEILKSDEGEVVVAAISTYGDTIHTLINRSAYTGPFLPGFKTIERTESLLQQQLPKVDVIEIDHCVGNQPWNGLESIVQYYEKALNFHRFWSVDDKEMCSEYSAMRSVVIASPNEVIKMPMNEPATGKKKSQIEEFCDYYNGAGCQHIAFRTNNIIEVVDSLGKRGVDFLSVPDTYYADVRKRLERMGTQVAEDIDTLQRYNILIDFDEGGYLLQIFTKHVGDRPTVFLEIIQRENFDGFGAGNFKSLFEAFEREQALRGNL
- a CDS encoding putative 21.2 kDa protein, which encodes MGSISPYNLDPAQYTFPSPLKGWENHEPLSESKSQDGHSYDSPEKTVLSDAYEHFVTPVSNGGRHDSQLPGFDVHVYFKPNDESQVGYAKELWTRIRLEFPELRVYPLHTTPQGPHAPGMFEVALFTPHQFGAFVSWLVVHRGPLSALVHPNTDDELRDHLHMTMWLGPEVPLDMGRFRLRPVCETMDKRAGTVTKIIDTGIDGKTVKEVRRIE